In a single window of the Planctomycetia bacterium genome:
- a CDS encoding DUF4160 domain-containing protein, which produces MPTIFRWQGFRFHFYSDEGHEPPHVHVRRDDDTCKFWLDPVSLAYNDGMKKHELTQLCSITEEHREEFLRKWHEYFG; this is translated from the coding sequence ATGCCTACGATCTTCCGTTGGCAGGGGTTTCGATTTCATTTCTACAGCGACGAAGGTCATGAGCCGCCCCACGTCCATGTGCGCCGCGACGACGATACGTGCAAATTCTGGCTGGATCCGGTCTCGTTAGCGTATAATGACGGTATGAAGAAGCATGAGTTGACGCAGCTTTGTTCGATCACCGAGGAACATCGTGAAGAGTTCCTGAGGAAGTGGCATGAGTACTTTGGCTAG
- a CDS encoding diguanylate cyclase encodes MVKRLLIVDDDSFSVRLLEKYLANSGYEIHSAPNGKEALHMALQIAPDIVITDWVMPEMDGLALAKALRQQEGIGFTYVVMVTAQSDIENLVEAFESGVDDFLKKPINRTELTARLRAGERIIDLERRAVKRQREIHRLNAEMAVSHQKLEALNNKLNMIAVTDELTGLLNRREAIGRLREQWENQSRYKSSFSIVAMDIDHFKQVNDTYGHAAGDLVLKSVAECMKETVRTTDIVCRTGGEEFLVICPNVGSEGGATCAEHIRASVAAMVCSFEGVTIPVTLSAGVAERTSSHITPDDVLVAADKALYESKRSGRNRVTIAEAVPTP; translated from the coding sequence ATGGTTAAACGACTGCTCATCGTTGATGACGACAGCTTCAGCGTCCGGCTGCTGGAGAAGTACCTCGCCAATTCGGGGTACGAAATCCACAGCGCCCCCAACGGCAAGGAGGCCCTCCACATGGCGCTCCAGATTGCCCCGGACATCGTCATTACGGATTGGGTCATGCCCGAGATGGACGGACTCGCCCTGGCCAAAGCGCTCCGACAGCAGGAAGGCATCGGCTTCACCTATGTCGTCATGGTCACCGCGCAGTCGGACATCGAAAACCTCGTGGAGGCCTTCGAGTCGGGCGTCGACGACTTCCTGAAGAAGCCGATCAACCGAACCGAGCTCACCGCCCGGCTCAGGGCCGGCGAGCGCATCATCGACCTTGAGCGCCGCGCCGTAAAGCGGCAGCGGGAGATTCATCGCCTCAACGCGGAGATGGCTGTTTCACACCAGAAGCTCGAGGCCCTGAACAACAAGCTCAACATGATTGCCGTGACGGATGAACTCACCGGCCTGCTCAATCGCCGCGAGGCAATCGGCCGACTCAGGGAACAATGGGAAAACCAGAGTCGATACAAGTCCAGCTTCAGCATCGTCGCCATGGACATCGACCACTTTAAGCAGGTCAACGACACCTATGGACACGCCGCCGGCGATCTGGTTCTCAAGTCCGTCGCCGAGTGCATGAAGGAGACGGTGCGCACCACGGACATCGTCTGTCGAACCGGCGGCGAGGAATTCCTTGTCATCTGCCCAAACGTCGGCAGTGAGGGCGGCGCCACCTGCGCCGAGCACATCCGCGCAAGTGTCGCGGCGATGGTCTGCTCTTTCGAGGGAGTGACCATTCCCGTCACCCTCAGCGCGGGCGTCGCCGAGCGAACGTCGAGCCACATCACGCCCGATGATGTGCTGGTCGCCGCCGACAAGGCGCTCTACGAGTCCAAGCGCTCGGGGCGAAATCGCGTCACCATCGCCGAAGCCGTCCCCACCCCTTGA
- a CDS encoding aminopeptidase P family protein — translation MSTNRLSQVQQAMQAEGLDALFVANPKNVQYLAGFKTTMPGEVQHFGDPEGYAVIYNGECHLLCDGRYISGVRKLSGITPQLITSPTTARTFADKIREIIGSGRKTVGFERGAVLYGDAVALMEFSPDIDWKPADDILTTLRVIKTADEVELIRKAQAITGQCFDHMKAFIKPGMTEKQVGVEIETFLRSNSDGNSFAPIVGFGETACNPHYTPSPTRKLEKNQMVLLDFGGIYEGYCGDMTRMLFFGKADDRYREVYDLVLTAQKTCIAAVKPGAICHDLDAVCRDYFKSKNCADAFMHGTGHGVGLAIHEDPRLKPTFRNPVAPGMVFSVEPGLYYAGWGGIRIEDLVAVTPTGCDNLTTTPKDLIEIPV, via the coding sequence ATGAGTACGAATCGATTGTCCCAGGTGCAGCAGGCGATGCAGGCCGAAGGCCTCGACGCCCTGTTCGTCGCCAATCCGAAAAACGTCCAGTACCTCGCGGGCTTCAAGACGACGATGCCCGGCGAGGTGCAGCACTTCGGCGACCCGGAAGGCTACGCCGTCATCTACAATGGCGAGTGTCATCTGCTCTGCGACGGGCGATACATCTCCGGCGTGCGCAAGCTCTCCGGCATCACGCCGCAGCTCATCACCTCGCCGACGACCGCGCGCACCTTCGCCGACAAGATTCGCGAAATCATCGGCAGCGGCCGCAAGACGGTCGGCTTCGAGCGCGGCGCAGTCCTTTATGGCGACGCCGTGGCACTGATGGAGTTCTCGCCCGACATCGACTGGAAACCCGCCGACGACATCCTGACCACGCTGCGTGTCATCAAGACGGCCGACGAAGTCGAACTGATCCGCAAGGCCCAGGCCATCACCGGACAGTGCTTCGATCATATGAAGGCCTTCATCAAGCCGGGCATGACCGAGAAGCAGGTCGGCGTGGAGATCGAAACTTTCCTGCGATCCAACAGCGACGGTAACTCATTCGCGCCGATCGTCGGGTTCGGCGAGACGGCCTGCAATCCGCACTACACGCCTTCGCCGACGCGCAAGCTCGAAAAGAATCAGATGGTGCTGCTCGATTTCGGCGGCATCTATGAGGGATACTGCGGCGACATGACTCGCATGTTGTTCTTCGGCAAGGCGGACGATCGGTATCGAGAGGTGTACGATCTCGTGCTGACGGCGCAGAAAACCTGTATCGCCGCGGTGAAGCCGGGCGCCATCTGCCACGACCTCGATGCCGTCTGCCGAGACTACTTCAAATCGAAGAACTGCGCCGACGCATTCATGCACGGAACCGGCCACGGCGTCGGACTTGCGATTCACGAAGACCCGCGGCTCAAGCCGACCTTCCGCAATCCCGTCGCACCGGGCATGGTCTTCAGCGTCGAGCCGGGATTGTACTACGCAGGCTGGGGCGGCATTCGCATCGAAGACCTCGTCGCGGTGACGCCGACTGGGTGCGACAACCTCACGACCACGCCGAAAGACTTGATTGAGATCCCGGTATAG
- a CDS encoding DMT family transporter — MGLVISLILMTVIGGLTPIGARMAVDEIPPMFAAWLRFGTAGILLYATMRARGQRLPFNRSHLPALLGISLLCVPINQLGFLGGIKLTNASHAALFYALTPVLVFWGSVLARKSSYSGIMLVSAVLAFAGATCVLYPSLRVSFQSSSGWSDMFLGDLLLMLAVASWAAFVISSKAFLQKYGALASLTAVFLLGAAVHTPFGLWSLRSFDAPGVTWRGVSGFFFITVVSSYLGYLLTYIVIAKYDATRAMIVVNAQFLITVLVERVFFDVPLTIYFAGGSVLILSAIGLDVMRSWSAPLPAKAGVPIIAPESPRDSA, encoded by the coding sequence ATGGGGCTGGTAATCTCTCTCATCCTGATGACCGTCATCGGCGGGCTCACGCCGATCGGGGCGCGGATGGCGGTGGACGAGATTCCGCCGATGTTCGCCGCCTGGCTGCGATTCGGGACCGCGGGAATTCTCCTCTACGCCACCATGCGGGCACGGGGCCAGCGGCTGCCGTTTAATCGGAGTCATCTGCCGGCGCTACTTGGCATTTCGCTGCTGTGCGTGCCGATCAATCAGCTCGGCTTTCTCGGGGGCATCAAGCTGACGAATGCATCGCACGCCGCGCTTTTTTATGCCCTGACGCCGGTGCTGGTGTTCTGGGGGTCGGTGCTGGCGCGGAAGTCGTCGTACTCCGGGATCATGCTCGTCTCGGCGGTGCTGGCCTTCGCCGGGGCCACGTGCGTGCTGTACCCATCGCTGCGCGTTTCGTTTCAATCGTCGTCTGGCTGGAGCGACATGTTCCTCGGCGACCTGCTGCTGATGCTGGCGGTCGCGTCGTGGGCGGCGTTTGTCATTTCCAGCAAGGCATTCCTGCAAAAGTACGGCGCATTGGCTTCGCTGACGGCGGTGTTCCTGCTCGGCGCTGCCGTGCATACCCCGTTCGGGCTGTGGTCGCTGCGATCCTTTGACGCGCCCGGCGTCACGTGGCGGGGAGTCAGCGGGTTCTTCTTCATCACCGTGGTCAGCAGCTATCTGGGCTATCTGTTGACTTACATCGTGATCGCCAAATACGACGCCACGCGGGCGATGATCGTGGTCAATGCACAATTCCTCATCACCGTCCTCGTGGAGCGGGTGTTCTTCGATGTGCCGCTCACGATCTACTTTGCCGGCGGATCGGTTCTGATCCTCTCGGCGATCGGATTGGACGTGATGCGTTCGTGGTCGGCGCCGCTGCCCGCCAAGGCAGGCGTTCCGATCATCGCTCCCGAATCGCCGCGAGATAGCGCGTGA
- a CDS encoding PAS domain S-box protein → MHSKFSTIDPQRSGSTARPSRTDESPVDTSNRARDELLRSVFDTTVDGIIVIDATGIIEIANNVATRLFGYSEEEMIGHNVKMLMPSPYCDEHDAYLRHYLQTGVRKIIGIGREVVGRRRDASTFPMDLAVSEMVVDGVRKFTGFVRDISDRKQAESQVAAHAMALALANENLEAQRDKLVTQGRKLEAGNAALQDAMIKAEAATQAKSEFLANMSHEIRTPMTAILGYAEILGGLAAKADAPREWQNAIATIRKNGEHLIAILNDILDLSKVESGKLTIEEIPTDPRDLVAGVCELMRSRANLGGLYVNLEVERQLPAAVETDPTRLRQILLNLVGNAIKFTPQGGVTVRVSKPESHDDLIQFDVIDTGLGISPKKQNQLFSPFFQEDSSVTRRFGGTGLGLDISRRLARLMKGDLVLVGSKLGEGSHFRVTVHARPIDVDVMGAVQSRNHGHHDLDMSSEPELRIDGPYRILLAEDSPDSRRLISHFLTKAGAQVTAVDDGQKVIDAVQVASNTDIAFDLILMDMQMPVLDGYAATRQLRKSGCKLPIIALTAHAMVEDRAKCLSAGCDEYESKPIMRARLISLINGVAARAKAAIAECGVP, encoded by the coding sequence GTGCACTCAAAGTTCTCCACAATTGATCCCCAGCGCAGTGGTTCGACCGCGAGGCCCTCACGGACGGACGAGTCACCCGTAGACACATCCAATCGGGCGCGTGACGAGCTGCTTCGGTCCGTCTTCGACACGACCGTGGATGGGATCATCGTCATCGACGCGACCGGCATCATCGAGATCGCCAACAACGTCGCGACGAGGCTGTTTGGTTACTCCGAGGAGGAGATGATCGGACACAACGTCAAGATGCTCATGCCGTCGCCCTATTGCGATGAGCACGACGCCTATCTCCGGCATTACCTGCAAACCGGCGTCCGAAAGATCATCGGCATCGGTCGCGAGGTCGTCGGCCGTCGCCGGGACGCTTCGACATTCCCCATGGACCTCGCCGTCAGCGAGATGGTGGTCGACGGCGTTCGCAAGTTCACCGGCTTCGTTCGTGACATCTCCGACCGCAAACAGGCCGAGTCGCAGGTGGCGGCCCATGCCATGGCCCTGGCCCTGGCAAATGAAAACCTTGAAGCGCAGCGGGACAAACTCGTCACCCAGGGCCGCAAGCTTGAGGCGGGCAACGCCGCCCTTCAGGACGCCATGATCAAGGCCGAAGCCGCGACTCAGGCCAAGAGCGAGTTCCTCGCCAACATGAGCCATGAAATCCGAACGCCGATGACCGCCATTCTCGGTTACGCCGAAATCCTCGGCGGACTCGCCGCAAAGGCAGACGCCCCGCGCGAATGGCAGAACGCCATCGCCACGATCCGCAAGAACGGCGAACACCTCATCGCCATTCTCAACGACATCCTCGACCTCTCCAAAGTCGAAAGCGGCAAGCTGACCATCGAAGAGATTCCGACGGACCCGCGCGACCTCGTCGCCGGGGTCTGCGAACTCATGAGGAGCCGGGCGAATCTCGGCGGACTCTATGTCAATCTCGAAGTCGAGCGCCAGTTGCCCGCCGCCGTCGAGACCGACCCGACGCGCCTCAGGCAGATTCTTCTCAATCTCGTCGGCAATGCCATCAAGTTCACCCCCCAAGGCGGCGTGACCGTTCGCGTCTCGAAACCCGAATCCCATGATGACCTGATTCAATTCGACGTCATCGACACCGGCCTCGGCATCAGTCCGAAGAAGCAGAATCAGTTGTTCTCCCCGTTCTTCCAGGAAGACTCCTCCGTCACCCGGCGCTTCGGCGGAACGGGCCTGGGACTCGACATATCCCGGCGGCTCGCCCGGCTGATGAAGGGCGACCTCGTCCTTGTCGGATCCAAACTGGGAGAAGGCTCGCATTTTCGAGTGACCGTTCACGCGCGACCCATCGATGTCGACGTGATGGGCGCTGTCCAGTCTCGAAATCACGGTCACCACGATCTGGATATGTCTTCGGAACCGGAGTTAAGGATCGACGGACCGTATCGCATTCTCCTCGCCGAAGACAGCCCGGACAGTCGCAGGCTGATCTCGCACTTCCTTACAAAAGCCGGCGCCCAGGTGACGGCGGTGGACGACGGTCAGAAGGTCATCGACGCCGTGCAGGTCGCCTCGAATACGGACATAGCCTTCGACTTGATTCTCATGGACATGCAGATGCCCGTCCTCGACGGATACGCCGCCACGCGTCAACTGCGCAAGAGCGGCTGCAAACTGCCGATCATCGCGCTGACGGCCCACGCCATGGTCGAGGATCGGGCGAAATGCCTCAGCGCGGGATGCGATGAATACGAATCCAAGCCGATCATGCGCGCAAGACTGATTTCACTGATCAACGGCGTCGCAGCGCGTGCGAAGGCCGCGATCGCCGAATGCGGGGTGCCATGA
- a CDS encoding class I SAM-dependent rRNA methyltransferase — protein MADARYSRKPGDRPPRRERPGGAGRGPAPGSRRDDDAGAAAPAGAQSPWVQLRSASFHPFIFERMVRTADPAARPGDVVNVYDKMGRFFGRGMYSPKSQIVLRMLSHDDRPIDDAFWQSAIAQAVAFRRTLNLDAVTDAYRLVHAEGDGLSGLILERYADCLVMEVFSLGIYQRAGMLMRAAAEAMGPPTSLDRPDKASPTWRTIIRADEAIERIEGFRVRADEREMSGKVTIREHGIRYRVDASGGQKTGFFCDQRDNRLRLATLCKDATVLDGCCYTGGFGLAAKVLGGAKEVTSVDIDEDALAIAKENVNLNNTRLSLVHSDMFNYLRQMLAINRQFDVVILDPPKLAASRTLVDDALRKYHDLNSLGMKMVRPGGILLTCSCSGLISRDMFMQTVQRARPMGRNLQLFEYTGAAADHPVMMSCPESAYLKAAWFRVL, from the coding sequence ATGGCAGATGCAAGATACAGTCGAAAGCCGGGGGATCGACCGCCGCGGCGGGAGAGGCCGGGCGGTGCCGGTCGCGGTCCTGCGCCAGGCAGCCGGCGCGATGACGATGCGGGGGCGGCGGCGCCGGCCGGCGCACAGTCGCCGTGGGTGCAACTGCGCTCGGCATCGTTTCACCCGTTCATCTTCGAGCGAATGGTGCGAACGGCGGACCCGGCGGCGCGGCCCGGCGACGTCGTGAATGTCTACGACAAGATGGGGCGGTTCTTCGGCCGAGGGATGTACAGTCCCAAGTCGCAGATCGTGCTGCGCATGCTGTCGCACGACGACCGGCCGATCGACGACGCCTTCTGGCAATCGGCGATCGCGCAGGCGGTGGCGTTTCGCCGGACGCTTAATCTCGACGCGGTGACCGACGCCTATCGGCTCGTCCACGCCGAGGGCGACGGGCTCAGCGGGCTGATCCTCGAGCGCTATGCCGATTGTCTGGTGATGGAGGTCTTCTCGCTGGGGATCTACCAGCGCGCGGGAATGCTCATGCGCGCGGCGGCCGAGGCGATGGGGCCGCCCACAAGTCTCGACCGGCCGGACAAGGCCTCGCCGACGTGGCGGACGATCATCCGCGCGGACGAGGCGATCGAGCGGATCGAGGGCTTTCGCGTTCGCGCCGACGAGCGCGAGATGTCCGGCAAGGTGACGATCCGCGAGCACGGCATTCGCTATCGCGTCGATGCGTCCGGCGGGCAGAAGACCGGCTTCTTTTGCGATCAGCGCGACAATCGCCTGCGTCTGGCGACCCTGTGCAAGGATGCGACGGTGCTCGACGGCTGCTGCTACACCGGCGGCTTCGGCCTGGCCGCCAAGGTCCTCGGCGGGGCGAAGGAAGTGACCTCGGTCGACATCGACGAAGACGCCCTGGCCATCGCCAAGGAGAACGTCAACCTCAACAACACGCGCCTCAGCCTGGTCCACTCGGACATGTTCAACTATCTGCGGCAGATGCTGGCCATCAATCGGCAGTTCGACGTGGTGATCCTCGACCCGCCGAAGCTGGCCGCCTCGCGCACGCTGGTGGACGATGCCCTGCGGAAGTACCACGACCTCAACAGCCTCGGCATGAAGATGGTCCGGCCCGGCGGCATCCTGCTGACGTGCAGTTGCAGCGGCCTCATCTCGCGCGACATGTTCATGCAGACGGTGCAGCGGGCCCGGCCGATGGGGCGGAACCTGCAACTGTTCGAGTACACCGGCGCGGCAGCGGACCACCCGGTGATGATGAGCTGCCCGGAGTCGGCTTATTTGAAGGCGGCGTGGTTTCGGGTGCTATGA
- a CDS encoding rhodanese-like domain-containing protein: MKHAVVLTMTVAASLLFAGCATETTTKESADAPRITQVESPQALKNLMAHSDVEVIHSLDHEHFVKGHIPGAVNVDYEKMTESMLPADKDKPLVFYCAGGGCPVSRMAADKAIRWGHRNVSVFEGGIKAWQSAGMTVATGE; encoded by the coding sequence ATGAAGCATGCTGTGGTCTTGACGATGACGGTGGCCGCCTCCCTTCTGTTCGCCGGATGCGCAACCGAGACGACAACGAAAGAGTCGGCCGATGCCCCGCGCATCACGCAGGTGGAGTCGCCGCAGGCGCTGAAGAATCTGATGGCCCACAGCGATGTCGAGGTCATCCATTCCCTTGATCACGAGCACTTCGTCAAGGGCCACATTCCCGGGGCGGTGAATGTCGACTATGAGAAGATGACCGAGTCGATGCTGCCTGCCGACAAGGACAAGCCGTTGGTTTTTTATTGTGCCGGCGGCGGCTGTCCGGTCAGTCGCATGGCGGCGGACAAGGCGATCCGCTGGGGGCATCGGAATGTCAGCGTTTTTGAGGGCGGGATCAAGGCCTGGCAGAGCGCGGGCATGACCGTCGCAACGGGCGAGTAA
- a CDS encoding sulfurtransferase — protein sequence MTKHAPRFLKLVDDAREHVHEVTIDEVKPRIDRGENFYLIDVREESEWAEGHLPNSIHLGKGVIERDIEARVSDANAEVVLYCGGGYRSALAAEALKKMGYRNVISMDGGIRAWREAGYPVVKD from the coding sequence ATGACCAAACATGCACCAAGGTTTCTGAAGCTCGTCGATGACGCCCGGGAGCACGTCCATGAGGTGACGATCGACGAGGTGAAGCCGCGCATCGATCGCGGCGAGAATTTCTATCTGATCGACGTCCGCGAGGAGAGCGAGTGGGCCGAGGGACATCTGCCGAATTCGATTCATCTCGGCAAGGGCGTCATTGAGCGCGACATCGAGGCACGCGTGTCGGACGCGAACGCAGAGGTTGTGCTGTATTGCGGCGGGGGATATCGATCGGCGCTGGCCGCCGAGGCGCTGAAGAAGATGGGTTATCGCAACGTCATCTCCATGGACGGGGGGATTCGTGCGTGGCGCGAGGCGGGCTATCCGGTGGTGAAAGACTAA
- a CDS encoding response regulator, with amino-acid sequence MSMINNGQIKVLVADDNRAFVELIASFLQKRGLLVLTARDGREARSIIENHGPELVITDLVMPVLNGFELCRFIRTAETVGFTYVVVMTAKSDAATLSAAFDAGADDCIRKPFNEQELISRVRSAERIIRLEASYRQNAMRLHRVNAEVAAANDRLLQKASMLTASNQTATIEKAAAEKACREKSDFLANMSHELRSPLSAILGYAELLHSDGDISKAPPQRVKALETILRNGNHLLEVINEVLELSKIDAGQFRIEPAPCRPVDIVEEVRDLLQVMADEKGLGLTADVDGPIPDIIESDPVRIRQILINLVTNAIKFTERGSVRIVLRQSRNNQDNVCMQFDVIDTGIGLTLAQQRDIFNRFSQADNQGRASGLGTGLGLVISKQFAQLLGGDIELDSQPGKGSTFRLTVATAGVGQDAAADARSLPDAEPTNTLDREHPSSSLGAVRVLLAEDNEDSQRLLSEFLRRADIDSTVAPDGKAVVEMALAAESSDKPFDMILMDRQLPIMSGVEATAQLRARGFRKPIIGLSAGIQPHEINQMMEAGCMACEAKPITQEKLIHTIHHWIHHEGGIDMGQKNATSEPIISTLAGDPDMHELVREFVDALPGKASQLQDMLAARDIESLARLAHQLKGSAGGYGFPAITDHAARLEDTAKHTKDIQKLNDQVRQIADMCHRASGAPR; translated from the coding sequence ATGAGTATGATCAATAATGGACAGATCAAGGTTCTTGTCGCCGACGACAATCGGGCGTTCGTGGAATTGATCGCCTCTTTTCTCCAGAAGAGAGGACTTCTGGTCCTGACCGCGCGGGACGGTCGCGAAGCGCGAAGCATCATCGAGAACCACGGGCCCGAGCTGGTCATCACCGATCTGGTCATGCCCGTCCTGAATGGTTTCGAGCTGTGCCGCTTCATTCGAACTGCCGAGACCGTCGGCTTCACCTATGTCGTGGTCATGACCGCCAAGTCCGACGCGGCCACGCTCTCGGCGGCCTTCGACGCCGGCGCGGACGACTGCATCCGCAAGCCCTTTAACGAGCAGGAACTCATTTCGCGTGTCCGGTCGGCCGAGCGGATCATCCGCCTCGAGGCCTCCTACCGGCAGAACGCCATGCGACTCCACAGAGTCAACGCAGAAGTCGCCGCCGCCAATGACCGGCTCCTGCAAAAAGCCAGCATGCTCACCGCCTCCAACCAGACCGCGACCATCGAGAAGGCCGCCGCCGAAAAGGCGTGTCGGGAAAAGAGCGACTTCCTGGCCAACATGAGCCATGAGCTCCGCTCGCCGCTCAGCGCCATTCTTGGGTACGCCGAACTGCTCCATTCCGATGGCGACATTAGCAAGGCCCCGCCCCAGCGCGTCAAGGCCCTCGAAACCATCCTTCGTAACGGCAACCACCTCCTCGAAGTCATCAACGAAGTCCTCGAGCTGTCGAAGATCGATGCCGGACAATTCCGCATCGAGCCGGCCCCCTGCCGGCCCGTTGACATCGTCGAGGAAGTACGAGACCTGCTGCAGGTCATGGCCGACGAAAAGGGACTCGGCCTCACCGCCGACGTTGACGGCCCGATACCCGACATCATCGAGAGCGATCCCGTGCGGATCAGGCAGATTCTGATCAACCTCGTCACCAACGCCATCAAGTTCACGGAACGAGGCAGCGTCAGAATCGTGCTGCGGCAGTCGCGCAACAATCAAGACAACGTCTGCATGCAATTCGACGTCATTGACACCGGGATCGGGCTCACGCTCGCGCAGCAGAGGGATATCTTCAACAGGTTCAGCCAGGCGGATAATCAGGGCCGTGCATCCGGTCTCGGCACGGGCCTGGGGCTGGTCATCAGCAAGCAGTTCGCCCAGTTGCTCGGCGGAGACATCGAGCTGGACAGCCAACCGGGCAAGGGCAGCACCTTTCGGCTCACGGTCGCGACCGCGGGCGTCGGTCAGGATGCCGCGGCTGACGCACGATCGCTGCCCGATGCTGAGCCGACGAATACTCTCGATCGCGAGCATCCATCATCCAGCCTCGGCGCCGTTCGAGTGCTCCTCGCCGAAGACAACGAGGATTCACAGCGGTTGCTCTCCGAATTCCTGCGCCGAGCCGACATCGATTCCACCGTCGCACCGGATGGAAAGGCCGTCGTCGAAATGGCGCTTGCCGCCGAATCCTCGGACAAACCGTTCGACATGATTCTCATGGACCGACAGTTGCCCATCATGTCCGGCGTCGAAGCGACCGCCCAATTGCGCGCCAGGGGATTCCGCAAGCCGATCATCGGCCTCAGCGCCGGCATCCAGCCTCACGAGATCAACCAGATGATGGAGGCCGGCTGCATGGCCTGCGAAGCAAAGCCGATCACCCAGGAAAAACTCATTCACACGATTCACCACTGGATACACCACGAAGGAGGAATTGACATGGGCCAAAAGAACGCAACATCTGAACCGATCATCAGCACACTGGCCGGCGATCCGGACATGCACGAGCTGGTCAGGGAATTTGTCGACGCATTGCCCGGCAAGGCATCGCAGCTCCAGGACATGCTCGCCGCCCGGGATATCGAGTCGCTCGCCCGACTGGCTCATCAACTCAAGGGCTCCGCGGGCGGATATGGATTCCCAGCCATTACGGATCATGCCGCCAGGCTGGAAGACACCGCCAAACACACCAAGGACATTCAGAAACTCAACGATCAGGTCCGCCAGATCGCGGATATGTGTCATCGGGCCAGCGGCGCACCGCGATAG
- a CDS encoding GAF domain-containing protein: protein MSRPYAQIEKSIRPPTGDRDADMQAFVDATWPALHPAGISWLGFYVDRGGDELILGPRRDKPACSPIGLHGACGKSFTSRQPLVVRDVADLGANYIACDPRDKSEVVVPLIDALGACWGVLDLDSYDVGAFDDSDVLGLNMLLRKAGLTT, encoded by the coding sequence ATGTCCAGGCCCTACGCTCAAATTGAAAAGTCGATTCGCCCCCCCACCGGCGACCGCGATGCCGACATGCAGGCCTTCGTCGATGCGACGTGGCCCGCGCTCCACCCGGCGGGCATCTCGTGGCTCGGCTTTTATGTTGACCGCGGCGGCGACGAGCTCATTCTCGGCCCCCGGCGCGACAAGCCAGCCTGCTCGCCCATCGGCCTGCATGGCGCGTGTGGAAAGTCATTCACGTCGAGGCAGCCCCTTGTCGTCCGGGATGTCGCCGACCTGGGAGCCAACTACATCGCCTGCGACCCGCGCGACAAGTCCGAAGTCGTTGTTCCACTTATTGACGCACTAGGCGCATGCTGGGGCGTGCTGGATCTCGACAGCTACGACGTCGGCGCCTTTGACGACTCCGACGTTCTTGGACTGAACATGCTTCTGAGAAAAGCGGGGCTCACGACCTGA
- a CDS encoding DUF2442 domain-containing protein, whose product MSTLASNTGGARAVRAWIDGRKVRIELEDGREIAFPADRFRRLRDATDEQLREMRIEARGRALRWETLDEDLTIDGVLAARWHP is encoded by the coding sequence ATGAGTACTTTGGCTAGCAATACCGGAGGCGCCCGAGCCGTTCGGGCATGGATCGACGGGCGCAAGGTGCGCATCGAACTTGAGGACGGGCGCGAGATCGCATTTCCGGCTGACAGGTTTCGGCGCCTGCGCGATGCGACGGACGAGCAACTGCGCGAGATGCGCATCGAAGCCCGGGGTCGGGCGCTTCGCTGGGAAACCCTCGACGAAGACTTGACGATCGACGGCGTCTTGGCTGCGCGATGGCATCCGTGA
- a CDS encoding DUF2283 domain-containing protein translates to MKATYDARTDTLTLELRSDPVAESDEDKPGVILDYDAQGNLVSIEILDASRRVTEARSMDFKVAG, encoded by the coding sequence ATGAAGGCCACCTACGACGCCAGGACCGATACGCTGACGCTGGAGCTTCGCTCCGATCCTGTTGCGGAAAGCGACGAGGACAAGCCGGGCGTGATCCTGGACTACGATGCGCAGGGCAACCTGGTGAGCATCGAAATACTGGACGCCTCCCGCCGAGTCACCGAAGCGCGCAGCATGGATTTCAAAGTCGCGGGTTGA